A single Neoarius graeffei isolate fNeoGra1 chromosome 23, fNeoGra1.pri, whole genome shotgun sequence DNA region contains:
- the LOC132871342 gene encoding netrin-G1 has product MQLAVALTLQLCISRAIQHSPASWGHYDVCKSQLYTDDRLVWHYMACQPESTDMTKYVRVNLEPENITCGDPPEIYCALENPYMCNNECDAATEELAHPPELMFDLEGRNPTTFWQSTTWKKFPKPLQVNITLSWDKTIELTDDIVITFESGRPEQMILEKSLDYGRTWQLYQLYATDCLDAFTMEPRSVHEISQRKLMDIICTEDYSRGYVWKYDKTVRFEIKDRFALFAGPRLHNMASLYGQLDTTRDLKDFFTLTDLRIRLLRPATGATTVDEDNLSRYFYAISDIKVQGRCKCNLHANSCVFDKGKLSCECEHNTTGPDCSRCKKHYQGRAWSPGSYLPIPKGTANVCRPNISSLGVANRNQARVCDDVLLRCQNGGVCVQHQRCRCPSGFSGVLCEMERCRGGQSCEELRSGRDCLRLSSLPLFHSLALSLSSLFCI; this is encoded by the exons ATGCAGCTAGCAGTAGCGTTAACCCTGCAGTTGTGCATTAGCCGCGCGATACAGCACTCTCCGGCCTCTTGGGGGCACTACGATGTCTGCAAATCACAACTTTACACAGATGATAGACTCGTGTGGCATTACATGGCGTGCCAGCCAGAATCCACTGACATGACCAAGTACGTAAGGGTGAATCTGGAGCCGGAGAACATCACATGTGGAGACCCACCAGAGATCTACTGCGCTTTG GAGAACCCATACATGTGCAATAACGAATGTGACGCCGCTACAGAGGAACTCGCTCACCCTCCTGAGCTCATGTTCGACCTGGAGGGTCGAAACCCAACGACATTTTGGCAGTCGACCACATGGAAAAAGTTTCCCAAACCTCTGCAGGTGAACATCACGCTGTCATGGGACAAAACCATCGAGCTGACTGATGACATTGTGATCACGTTCGAATCGGGTCGACCCGAGCAGATGATCCTGGAGAAGTCTCTGGACTACGGGAGAACGTGGCAGCTGTACCAGCTCTACGCCACCGACTGCCTGGACGCCTTCACCATGGAGCCCAGGTCAGTGCATGAGATTTCCCAACGTAAGCTGATGGACATCATCTGCACCGAAGATTATTCCCGAGGTTACGTCTGGAAATACGACAAAACAGTGCGATTCGAGATCAAAGATCGCTTCGCGCTGTTCGCTGGGCCTCGACTTCACAACATGGCGTCTTTATACGGACAGTTAGATACCACAAGAGACCTGAAGGACTTTTTTACACTCACAGATTTACGCATCAGACTTTTACGGCCCGCGACAGGAGCCACGACGGTGGATGAGGACAATCTCTCCAGATACTTCTACGCCATTTCAGACATCAAAGTCCAAGGCAG GTGTAAGTGTAATCTCCATGCCAACTCGTGTGTGTTTGATAAAGGGAAGCTGAGCTGTGAGTGTGAACACAACACAACGGGACCCGACTGTTCACGCTGTAAAAAACACTATCAGGGCCGAGCATGGAGCCCGGGGTCATACTTGCCCATTCCCAAGGGCACGGCTAACGTGT GTCGGCCGAACATCTCATCTCTCGGAGTCGCGAATCGAAATCAAG CTCGAGTGTGTGACGACGTGCTGCTGCGCTGTCAGAACGGAGGAGTGTGTGTTCAGCACCAGCGCTGTCGCTGTCCTTCGGGATTTTCCGGAGTTTTGTGTGAAATGGAGCGATGCCGCGGTGGCCAGTCCTGTGAGGAGCTCCGATCAGGACGTGACTGTCTCCGTCTCTCATCTCTGCCACTCTTTCATTCactcgctctctcgctctcatCTCTCTTCTGCATCTGA